A single window of Sphingobacterium sp. ML3W DNA harbors:
- a CDS encoding YhcG family protein has product MKEFVQEIKYLLNTAREKVYSTVSYTMLECYWEIGKRIVDKEQLGHDRAAYGKELIKNLSDELGKGFSTRTLRDIRKCYLIFPLWEDLAHVCAKLEWSHIRAITRVSDPLARKYYLIESVGQNWGVRQLERNINTLYYQRLISSHNPKAIENEMTSSNKQQFNTKDFIRNPTVLEFLDLPSNYSYTEKQLEQSLINNLQQFLLELGKGFAFVARQKHIRTETSDFFIDLVFYNYILKCFVIIELKTDKITHQDIGQLDMYVKMFDDLERKDSDNPTIGLLLCTQTDKTIAKYSVLNDNKQLFATKYLPYLPTEDELVAEIEREKQVLREQGIEYEKQISRYD; this is encoded by the coding sequence ATGAAGGAATTTGTACAGGAAATAAAATATTTACTTAATACAGCAAGAGAAAAAGTGTATTCGACAGTTTCTTACACAATGCTCGAATGCTATTGGGAAATAGGGAAACGTATCGTAGATAAAGAACAACTGGGGCATGATAGAGCTGCATATGGCAAGGAGCTCATTAAAAATCTATCAGATGAATTGGGTAAAGGTTTTAGCACTCGAACATTGAGAGATATAAGAAAATGCTACCTGATTTTTCCACTGTGGGAAGATTTGGCACACGTGTGTGCCAAATTGGAATGGTCTCATATTCGAGCAATTACAAGAGTCAGCGACCCTTTAGCAAGAAAATATTACTTGATAGAATCAGTTGGTCAGAATTGGGGAGTAAGACAATTGGAACGGAACATAAACACATTATATTATCAACGTCTAATATCATCTCACAATCCAAAAGCAATAGAAAATGAAATGACGAGCTCCAATAAACAGCAATTTAATACGAAAGATTTTATACGTAATCCAACTGTGCTTGAATTTCTTGATCTCCCATCGAATTATTCCTATACTGAAAAACAATTAGAACAATCATTGATCAATAATCTTCAACAATTTCTATTGGAATTGGGTAAAGGTTTTGCTTTTGTGGCCCGCCAGAAACATATTCGTACAGAAACTTCTGATTTTTTCATCGATTTGGTATTCTATAACTACATTCTAAAATGTTTCGTCATCATTGAACTAAAAACCGATAAAATTACGCATCAGGACATTGGTCAGCTGGATATGTATGTAAAAATGTTCGATGATTTGGAAAGAAAAGATAGTGATAATCCGACAATCGGGCTATTGCTATGTACACAGACCGACAAAACTATTGCAAAATACTCTGTGCTCAATGATAATAAACAACTATTTGCTACCAAATATCTCCCATACCTTCCGACGGAAGATGAACTGGTGGCCGAGATAGAAAGAGAAAAACAAGTACTTAGAGAGCAAGGTATTGAATACGA
- a CDS encoding SusC/RagA family TonB-linked outer membrane protein yields the protein MRTEKFYINKHWEYLRMLLKPGGECLLVISKMLMLILILPLSMVGIVHNVHAANKVNVQVDYVLKGTVLSAIDGKPLEGVSIKVEAEKGRASTKKDGTFSMNVEHRKGLVKFSYVGYKSQEINYTAGVSLNVKLIPEDNKLDEVEVVSTGYQKIPKERATGSFEFVDNKLLNRKVSTDFISRLEDVVPGLLALKTRSDQRGDLLNIHIRGQSTLMSESWPLVVIDGVPYESRFGDYGFGTFNNINPNDIENVTVLKDAAASSIWGAKAGNGVIVITTKRAKFNERVNVTVNANVSIKNKPDLYYYPQMSTPDYINLIRELFDKGRYDSDLDYWANNPEPIIWLMKDQRDSKITEDKLNTELDRLGKIDIRDDFMKYIYRKTINQQYSARINAGGEKVNTSIGIGYDKNLEELVTSNYNRFNLQSNTQIKPLKNLLINLRITYTESKKVKSYLPVSYNGLANGFSNYPYMRLVDELSRSKNIDITGYSPGFRDTVANGRLLDWGYNPLDELFESKQTQINRDLLANISAQYSLPFGLVINGLYAYQRNLNPMTEWRSIETNLQRNQVNSYASWDDKQVYWNMPIGDFLRENTWNSSVHQGRISTEYNKKWRKSDVNLLIGYDIRSMAKGLKVAQYYGFDPENGTFQPMHVGKVVPYLNGMLGVQALPDNNQFQELFNRFVSYYGNGTYTYADRYILSASFRKDASNLFGVKTNDRGQPFWSVGGAWILSKELFFEKSVLSILKLRATYGYNGNVNTGISAYPIMSIATNSNSITGQNYAQISTPPNPKLRWERVGNLNLGLDFAFKGNVLSGSVEYYHKTPKDLVAPGQIDPSTGFSSMRINTANLDTKGWDISLNGKPIAGKDWEWNSNLVFAYSKTMVTKSFLATDRASSSVSKSLSTVATPIEGINLYSLLTYKWAGLDPDDGTPRGYLNGEISKDYFAITSSKVAELENQGTQKPLYFGSYRNSIRYKNVELSWNISYQLGHRFIRPSFDNALFLDQNIGHTDYVRRWKKSGDELVTNIPSFTYPNNSSASEVFRSSSIMVENAGQIKFRDIQMSLQLPQLRPYGLKNLSVYGYIQNVGTIWRGNKKGIDPEYGSSVPDPLMCSLGLNFNL from the coding sequence ATGAGAACAGAAAAATTCTATATAAATAAGCACTGGGAATACCTCCGGATGCTATTAAAGCCAGGAGGTGAATGCCTTTTGGTCATCAGCAAAATGCTGATGTTAATCCTGATATTGCCCTTATCCATGGTCGGTATTGTACACAATGTACATGCAGCAAATAAGGTAAATGTACAAGTAGATTACGTACTAAAAGGTACCGTTTTATCAGCAATAGACGGTAAACCACTCGAAGGCGTATCCATCAAAGTCGAAGCCGAAAAGGGCAGAGCTTCCACTAAAAAAGACGGAACATTCAGCATGAACGTCGAACATAGAAAAGGCTTGGTTAAGTTCAGCTACGTCGGCTACAAAAGCCAAGAAATCAATTATACCGCAGGAGTATCATTGAACGTGAAATTGATACCCGAAGACAACAAACTCGATGAAGTAGAGGTTGTATCTACCGGATATCAAAAAATACCCAAGGAAAGGGCTACAGGTTCTTTCGAGTTCGTGGACAACAAGCTTCTTAATAGAAAGGTATCGACGGATTTTATAAGTAGGCTGGAGGATGTGGTACCGGGATTATTGGCTCTTAAAACTAGATCTGATCAGAGAGGGGATTTATTGAATATACATATAAGAGGGCAGAGTACATTAATGTCAGAATCTTGGCCTTTAGTCGTTATTGATGGAGTTCCTTATGAAAGTAGATTTGGTGATTATGGTTTTGGCACATTCAATAATATCAATCCCAATGATATTGAAAATGTTACTGTATTAAAAGATGCTGCAGCATCTTCTATTTGGGGTGCTAAAGCGGGGAATGGGGTGATTGTTATCACGACGAAGCGTGCGAAATTTAATGAACGTGTAAATGTTACTGTAAATGCCAATGTCAGTATCAAGAATAAACCGGATCTATATTATTACCCTCAAATGTCTACCCCTGATTATATCAATCTGATCCGAGAATTATTTGATAAAGGAAGGTATGATAGTGACTTGGATTATTGGGCAAATAATCCAGAACCGATAATATGGTTGATGAAAGACCAACGTGATAGTAAAATTACGGAAGATAAACTGAATACCGAATTAGATCGTCTTGGTAAAATTGATATACGGGATGATTTTATGAAATATATCTATAGAAAAACCATCAATCAGCAATATAGTGCACGCATCAATGCTGGAGGAGAGAAGGTAAATACTTCTATTGGTATAGGTTATGATAAAAACTTAGAAGAGCTAGTCACTTCCAATTATAATCGGTTTAATCTGCAATCCAACACTCAAATTAAACCATTAAAAAATCTTTTGATTAATCTAAGAATAACTTATACGGAGTCTAAAAAAGTTAAAAGTTACCTACCCGTAAGTTACAATGGATTAGCAAATGGTTTTTCAAATTACCCATATATGCGGTTGGTCGATGAATTGAGTCGTTCTAAAAACATAGATATTACAGGATATAGTCCGGGTTTTAGGGATACGGTTGCTAATGGCCGTTTATTGGATTGGGGATATAATCCCTTAGATGAACTGTTTGAGTCTAAACAAACCCAAATCAATCGAGATTTACTCGCAAACATTTCAGCCCAATATAGTTTACCTTTTGGATTAGTTATAAATGGTCTATATGCATATCAACGAAATTTGAATCCAATGACAGAATGGCGGAGCATTGAAACGAACTTACAAAGGAACCAAGTAAATAGTTATGCAAGTTGGGATGATAAGCAAGTATATTGGAATATGCCCATTGGGGACTTCTTAAGAGAAAACACTTGGAATAGTTCAGTACATCAAGGACGTATTAGTACTGAATATAATAAAAAATGGCGAAAAAGTGATGTTAATTTGCTTATAGGCTATGACATCCGGTCTATGGCTAAAGGCCTTAAGGTTGCACAGTATTATGGTTTTGATCCTGAAAATGGGACTTTCCAACCTATGCATGTCGGAAAAGTTGTGCCTTATCTGAATGGTATGTTAGGAGTTCAGGCCTTACCTGATAATAATCAATTTCAAGAATTGTTTAATCGTTTTGTTTCGTATTATGGAAATGGGACATATACTTATGCTGATCGGTATATCCTGAGTGCTAGCTTTCGAAAAGATGCTTCCAACCTTTTTGGTGTCAAGACAAATGATCGTGGACAGCCTTTTTGGTCTGTAGGTGGGGCATGGATTTTATCAAAGGAATTATTTTTTGAGAAGTCGGTGCTTTCTATATTAAAACTACGGGCTACTTATGGCTATAACGGAAATGTCAACACAGGTATTTCAGCTTATCCGATTATGAGTATTGCTACTAATTCCAATAGTATTACAGGACAGAATTATGCGCAGATCAGTACGCCGCCCAATCCAAAATTGAGATGGGAAAGAGTGGGTAATCTAAACTTGGGTTTGGACTTTGCCTTTAAAGGAAATGTTTTGAGTGGGAGTGTCGAGTATTATCATAAAACTCCCAAGGACTTAGTTGCTCCTGGTCAGATCGATCCGTCAACAGGATTCTCATCGATGAGAATCAATACCGCTAATTTAGATACGAAAGGTTGGGATATCTCCCTCAATGGAAAACCGATAGCTGGCAAAGATTGGGAATGGAATAGTAACCTCGTTTTTGCTTACTCAAAAACGATGGTCACCAAGTCATTTCTGGCAACAGATCGGGCAAGTTCGAGTGTTAGTAAATCTCTTTCAACTGTTGCAACACCCATTGAAGGAATAAATCTGTATAGTTTGTTGACCTATAAGTGGGCAGGTCTCGATCCGGATGATGGTACACCACGTGGTTATCTTAATGGTGAGATTTCAAAGGATTATTTTGCCATAACCAGTAGTAAAGTTGCCGAATTAGAAAATCAGGGTACACAAAAGCCTTTGTATTTTGGCTCTTATCGTAATAGTATTCGTTATAAAAACGTGGAATTGTCTTGGAATATTTCTTATCAATTGGGACATCGGTTTATTAGGCCATCATTTGATAATGCTCTTTTTTTAGATCAGAATATTGGACATACTGATTATGTGCGACGTTGGAAAAAATCTGGGGATGAACTAGTAACCAATATACCATCGTTTACTTACCCTAATAATTCATCAGCGAGTGAGGTGTTTAGAAGTTCTTCCATCATGGTTGAAAATGCGGGTCAAATCAAGTTTCGTGATATTCAAATGAGTCTGCAGCTACCTCAATTACGACCCTATGGACTAAAGAATTTAAGTGTTTACGGTTATATCCAAAATGTGGGTACTATATGGCGTGGTAATAAAAAAGGTATCGATCCTGAATATGGTAGTTCAGTACCTGATCCGCTAATGTGTTCTTTAGGATTGAATTTTAACTTATAG
- a CDS encoding RagB/SusD family nutrient uptake outer membrane protein, producing MKNIFKIGIGLFVLVTVSCNNFLSKKPDIKMAIPKTLADANLLLNDYNSLNGGYPTYGEMGTDDYYLTKERWEGISNVDHRNAFIWADEPYNDIIQWQRPYKVIYIANQVIEILQGLDSQNNEEKYKRVLGGAYFYRAFALHDLVELHCAAYQENSATEEMGIPLRLNTGVDEKSIRASLKDTYQQIINDFKTAINNLPIIEVVKGRPSKAAAYAGLARVYLDMGEFQKAYLYADSCLQLSPELMDFNDLKETDSYPIPKFNVEVLFPVLGAASIPMNATTALMDTTLLRSYAVNDLRIKMFFKTNNNPKDSYYFKGSFDKSNAFFFGITSSEVYLIKAEAACRINQVGQALKAINKLLKTRWNNQVPYDGIAENDAGQLLNIILDERRKELVFRGRRWADLKRLNLDPRFQKTLKRTIGDKIYTLEPNSQKYAFRLSETVVELAGIPQNKR from the coding sequence ATGAAAAATATATTTAAAATTGGAATAGGGCTATTTGTGTTAGTCACTGTTTCCTGCAATAACTTTTTGAGTAAAAAGCCGGATATTAAAATGGCAATACCGAAGACTTTGGCTGATGCCAACCTGCTTCTCAATGATTATAATTCGCTTAATGGTGGCTATCCTACTTATGGAGAAATGGGTACAGATGATTATTATTTGACGAAAGAGCGCTGGGAGGGGATATCAAATGTAGATCATCGTAATGCGTTTATTTGGGCAGATGAGCCTTATAACGATATTATTCAATGGCAACGCCCTTATAAAGTGATCTATATCGCAAATCAGGTCATAGAAATCTTGCAGGGGTTGGACTCGCAAAATAACGAAGAAAAATATAAGCGGGTTTTGGGTGGTGCTTATTTTTACCGGGCTTTTGCATTACATGACCTAGTCGAATTGCATTGTGCTGCTTATCAGGAAAATTCTGCAACTGAAGAAATGGGTATACCGCTTCGCTTAAACACAGGGGTGGATGAAAAGTCTATTCGTGCATCCTTAAAAGATACTTATCAGCAAATTATCAATGATTTTAAAACTGCAATCAATAATCTTCCAATTATTGAAGTGGTTAAAGGTAGACCCAGTAAAGCTGCTGCATATGCTGGTCTTGCTCGTGTATATCTTGATATGGGGGAGTTTCAAAAAGCTTATCTGTATGCTGATTCTTGTCTACAGTTGAGTCCAGAATTAATGGATTTTAATGATCTGAAAGAAACAGATTCATACCCTATACCTAAATTTAATGTGGAGGTTCTATTCCCCGTATTAGGAGCTGCATCAATACCTATGAATGCAACGACAGCATTAATGGATACTACATTACTAAGGTCTTATGCTGTAAACGACTTACGTATAAAGATGTTTTTTAAGACCAATAATAATCCTAAGGATTCTTATTATTTTAAAGGAAGTTTTGATAAAAGTAATGCCTTTTTTTTCGGGATCACGAGCAGTGAAGTTTATTTGATCAAAGCAGAAGCTGCTTGTCGAATAAATCAGGTCGGTCAAGCTCTTAAAGCCATCAATAAACTTCTCAAAACCAGGTGGAATAATCAAGTTCCGTATGATGGTATTGCTGAAAATGATGCAGGTCAATTATTGAACATCATTTTGGATGAAAGACGGAAAGAACTGGTTTTTAGAGGTCGACGTTGGGCCGATTTGAAAAGATTGAACCTAGATCCCCGTTTTCAGAAAACTTTAAAAAGAACAATTGGCGATAAAATTTATACGCTCGAGCCTAACAGTCAAAAGTATGCTTTTCGTTTGTCGGAAACCGTAGTCGAATTGGCTGGTATCCCCCAAAATAAACGATAA
- a CDS encoding TlpA family protein disulfide reductase gives MKNHNKFIILLLCTLFYTNIVHGQQGKSVDFSKALKVGDTFIAPKQVQLMRGVESSIDWKTLKNKVVLLDFFSTSCGTCIQIMPHLQELEQKHPDKFKVIVVTAHDKATLEKFFETNAYLKKHKVNLPIIYADRYFHELFPHQTEPHGILLYQGKVQAITGSGSINETNILELYADKTIDLPLKDDYGKGSLLDQMDDVKTAVKAGVIFSGYQDGVPYQAWTFEKDSLTGLHKSSVYNTTLYSALLSLTTRAKIKDSSYIPRMERVIWKVKDSTQYYDFEDEQDEWVLKNGFSYERYDIRERPDSVQARLVLADFLSFFGVKAYEGKKLMNCLVLENGPIVPYSGSLIDPMSYTSSTTFSIFTDYLHKLPPVIDRVNKNLKMQIGSYETLDELNAQLGAYGIVGKIQLEEISVLVIEEVFGE, from the coding sequence ATGAAAAATCATAATAAATTTATAATATTATTACTGTGCACATTGTTTTATACAAATATCGTGCATGGACAGCAAGGTAAAAGTGTCGACTTTTCAAAAGCCCTGAAAGTTGGTGATACTTTTATAGCACCAAAGCAAGTTCAACTGATGCGGGGTGTTGAGAGTTCTATTGATTGGAAGACATTAAAAAATAAAGTGGTGCTTTTGGATTTTTTCTCCACCTCCTGCGGTACTTGTATCCAGATTATGCCACATTTGCAAGAACTGGAACAAAAACATCCTGATAAATTTAAGGTTATTGTGGTTACGGCACATGATAAGGCTACATTGGAAAAGTTTTTTGAGACAAATGCGTATTTGAAGAAGCATAAAGTGAACTTACCAATTATCTATGCTGATCGTTATTTCCATGAGCTTTTTCCGCATCAAACGGAGCCTCATGGGATTTTATTGTATCAGGGTAAGGTACAGGCTATAACAGGTAGCGGTTCTATCAATGAAACCAATATACTGGAACTGTATGCTGATAAGACTATTGACTTACCATTGAAAGATGATTATGGTAAAGGAAGCCTTTTAGATCAGATGGACGATGTGAAAACTGCGGTTAAAGCAGGAGTAATATTCTCTGGGTATCAAGATGGTGTGCCTTATCAAGCTTGGACATTTGAGAAGGATAGCCTGACAGGTCTGCATAAGAGTTCAGTATATAATACGACATTATATAGTGCTCTATTAAGTTTAACTACACGAGCAAAAATAAAAGACAGTAGTTACATTCCTAGAATGGAACGTGTGATATGGAAAGTCAAAGATTCGACTCAGTACTATGATTTTGAAGATGAACAAGATGAATGGGTGCTGAAGAATGGGTTTTCATATGAACGCTATGATATCAGGGAACGGCCAGATTCCGTTCAGGCACGATTGGTATTAGCTGATTTCTTGAGTTTTTTTGGTGTTAAAGCTTATGAAGGGAAGAAGCTAATGAATTGCTTGGTTCTAGAAAATGGTCCAATTGTGCCCTATTCAGGGAGTCTAATTGATCCGATGAGCTATACGAGTAGTACTACATTTTCTATTTTTACTGATTATCTACATAAGTTACCACCAGTAATCGATCGTGTTAATAAAAATCTTAAGATGCAGATAGGAAGTTACGAAACGTTAGATGAATTGAATGCACAACTCGGTGCGTATGGTATAGTCGGGAAAATTCAATTAGAAGAGATTTCGGTACTGGTTATTGAGGAAGTGTTTGGAGAATAG
- a CDS encoding Crp/Fnr family transcriptional regulator has product MGTYYTAKKAFHSFYTYWKKVYPPLNDYHKTWLEKNAQVLRVKKGEVLFESTEHEENLYIVLRGILIKERCNTEGDEKQILSVALPNTGFFTTMHYYSQSPALGNIVSIRPGLILKIPYKKINPFLGNDPGIDTLLQLLMNKKKYQLEHLRVMASIRCKTNRFFYVTDHLSSIYQNLNQKELAQLLQISESSIYRAKLLFVRKRLKR; this is encoded by the coding sequence ATGGGCACTTATTATACAGCAAAAAAAGCATTTCATTCATTCTACACTTATTGGAAAAAGGTATATCCACCTTTGAATGATTATCACAAAACTTGGCTTGAGAAGAATGCGCAGGTATTGCGTGTCAAAAAAGGGGAAGTACTTTTTGAATCGACTGAACATGAAGAGAATCTGTACATCGTACTACGCGGTATTTTGATTAAAGAACGCTGTAACACAGAAGGAGACGAAAAGCAGATCCTGAGTGTTGCTCTGCCCAATACAGGTTTTTTTACGACCATGCATTATTACAGTCAAAGTCCAGCATTGGGCAATATCGTTTCCATCCGACCAGGACTCATACTCAAGATCCCTTATAAAAAAATAAACCCTTTTCTCGGCAATGATCCTGGTATCGATACTTTATTACAACTTTTAATGAATAAAAAGAAATATCAATTGGAGCATCTTCGGGTTATGGCATCCATTCGATGTAAGACCAATCGTTTTTTCTATGTAACAGATCATCTTTCATCGATATATCAGAATCTTAACCAAAAAGAACTTGCTCAACTCCTGCAAATATCCGAAAGCTCCATATATCGAGCTAAGTTGCTTTTTGTACGAAAACGGTTGAAGAGATAA
- a CDS encoding DUF6266 family protein codes for MGTILQGALGGFSGKAGAIIGSSWKSINYIKGLSKKRTKPATEEQLMQQARFYTIAKFIMPIASFVNLGFGQVNANRMTATNVALQANINTAVVGTYPNFTLDYSKILISKGGLQPGGMMWATGIAGILKVNWSPSAIKIQKGELDDQVHILLYVPTIDEFLTAPEPPVRGDGSVDIEFPEHFNGEVGHVWVFFADRKGKRVSKTTYLGEVELS; via the coding sequence ATGGGAACAATTTTGCAAGGAGCCCTTGGAGGTTTTAGTGGAAAAGCGGGAGCGATAATTGGCTCTAGCTGGAAAAGTATCAATTACATCAAAGGTCTGTCCAAGAAGAGGACAAAACCAGCAACGGAAGAACAGCTTATGCAACAGGCTCGTTTTTATACGATTGCCAAATTTATCATGCCGATAGCTTCTTTTGTTAACCTCGGTTTTGGTCAGGTAAACGCAAATAGGATGACTGCTACAAATGTCGCACTGCAGGCGAATATCAATACGGCAGTGGTAGGCACTTACCCCAATTTTACATTGGATTATAGCAAGATACTTATTTCAAAGGGTGGTCTGCAACCTGGTGGTATGATGTGGGCTACTGGTATCGCTGGTATTCTGAAGGTAAATTGGTCGCCATCGGCCATAAAAATACAGAAAGGGGAACTGGATGATCAAGTTCATATCCTGCTTTATGTGCCAACAATCGACGAATTTTTGACAGCTCCCGAGCCTCCTGTCCGAGGTGATGGATCGGTCGATATCGAATTTCCAGAACACTTTAATGGTGAAGTGGGACATGTGTGGGTCTTCTTTGCCGACAGAAAAGGAAAACGGGTAAGTAAAACTACCTATCTAGGTGAGGTTGAATTATCGTAA
- a CDS encoding DUF6266 family protein, translated as MKVLSLQSTNKPKIENGTQTVRMKFQKARLFLNPVNLVIQIGFKHRKNKGTAIGRAMAFTLHSAMEGAYPNISVNPAKARLSIGVKGNLHGTSVSRSGNSISMSWDPQDVGILSIDANDDRVLLCAYAIDQELAAINEEEIWRSHGQLLMDLPHGMHDLKVHLYLIVHDRTKQNCSNSRYLGVF; from the coding sequence ATGAAAGTATTATCTCTACAGTCGACAAATAAGCCCAAAATTGAAAATGGAACGCAAACAGTTCGTATGAAATTTCAAAAGGCTCGTCTGTTTTTAAATCCTGTAAATCTGGTGATTCAAATTGGATTTAAGCATCGCAAAAATAAAGGTACAGCAATTGGCCGTGCCATGGCATTTACACTGCACAGTGCGATGGAAGGTGCATATCCAAATATCTCAGTCAATCCGGCTAAGGCAAGACTGAGTATAGGTGTCAAAGGTAACCTCCATGGGACTAGCGTTTCCCGATCTGGCAATTCCATCTCTATGTCTTGGGATCCTCAAGATGTGGGAATACTGAGTATTGATGCTAATGATGATCGGGTTTTATTATGTGCATATGCAATTGATCAAGAATTGGCAGCCATCAATGAGGAGGAAATTTGGCGAAGTCACGGTCAATTGTTAATGGACCTTCCACATGGAATGCATGACTTGAAGGTGCATCTTTACTTAATCGTACACGATCGTACCAAGCAGAACTGTAGCAACAGTCGGTATCTGGGAGTTTTTTAA
- a CDS encoding DUF5675 family protein → MKSVLKVVRIQQGKNSTLSEIYCNDVFVCYGLEDVPRKIKIPGSTCIPLGTYRLGINNDGGMNGNYYDRFPKLHQGMMEIQGIPNFSHVYIHIGNTHRQTAGCVLVGKRYVFENGDYRIEQSVTAYKRLYALLVEVMKEGEMFVQVTK, encoded by the coding sequence ATGAAATCTGTATTAAAAGTAGTTCGTATACAGCAGGGGAAGAATAGTACCTTATCTGAAATATACTGCAATGATGTGTTTGTGTGTTATGGTCTGGAGGATGTTCCTCGAAAAATTAAGATACCGGGCAGTACCTGCATTCCTCTAGGCACTTATCGCTTAGGTATAAACAACGATGGAGGTATGAATGGCAATTACTACGATCGTTTTCCTAAACTGCATCAAGGTATGATGGAAATCCAAGGTATCCCAAACTTTAGTCATGTGTATATCCATATTGGCAATACCCATCGGCAAACTGCTGGTTGTGTGTTGGTAGGTAAGAGATATGTGTTCGAGAATGGGGACTATCGGATAGAGCAGTCGGTTACGGCGTACAAGCGCTTGTATGCGCTGTTGGTGGAGGTGATGAAGGAGGGGGAGATGTTTGTTCAAGTAACGAAGTGA
- a CDS encoding RNA polymerase sigma-70 factor, protein MSSVELIFKDYYLKLCEFAYRWTKSQDIAKDIVQDAFMILIENEGMFDKPPLVLKSFLYTTVKNLSNNYLRRLQVSNKINQLIQPDEVDDIDMLNNLIQAEIVGELYKELEQLPGGCQHICKLIYFENKKYEEVADELKISINTVKTQRQRALRILKSKFLTFFSFLL, encoded by the coding sequence ATGTCTTCTGTTGAACTAATTTTTAAGGATTATTATTTAAAACTCTGTGAGTTTGCTTATCGTTGGACTAAATCACAGGATATAGCAAAGGATATAGTTCAGGATGCCTTTATGATCCTTATTGAAAACGAAGGAATGTTTGATAAACCTCCCCTTGTGTTAAAGAGTTTTTTATATACAACAGTAAAAAACCTAAGTAATAATTATCTGAGACGCTTGCAAGTCTCAAACAAAATTAATCAGCTAATTCAACCAGATGAGGTAGATGATATCGATATGCTGAATAATTTGATTCAAGCGGAGATAGTTGGTGAATTGTATAAGGAATTAGAACAGCTTCCCGGGGGATGTCAGCATATTTGTAAATTAATTTATTTTGAGAATAAAAAATACGAAGAAGTTGCTGACGAACTAAAGATAAGTATCAACACCGTAAAGACACAGCGACAAAGAGCATTAAGGATTCTTAAAAGTAAATTTTTGACATTCTTTAGTTTCCTGCTATGA